DNA from Lachnospiraceae bacterium C1.1:
TTTATTTTATATTTTATTGTGTGCTCATCGATCAGTCTATTATCAAAATATTTTGAGAAGAATTGGGAAAATTAGTATGGAAGAAATTTTAAGTTTAAATAATCTGACTAAAGTATATGATAATTTTACGGTATTGAATCATGTAAACTTAAGCGTAAATAAAGGAGAAGTAGTTGTAATAGTTGGTCCATCCGGATGTGGTAAGAGTACTTTGCTTAGAGCTATTAATGCTTTTGAAGATATTCAGGATGGAACAGTATCTCTTTATGGAGAAAGAATTAATCCATGTGAAGGAAAGCTAAATAAGGTTAGGGAAAAAATCGGGATGGTCTTTCAAAGTTATGATCTATTTCCGCACAAAACTGTTTTGCAGAATATGATACTTGCACCAATGATGGTGAAAAGAATAAAGAAAAAAGAAGCAGAAAAAGAAGCATTAGAATTATTAAAGCGTGTAGGTTTGGCAGAGAAAAAAGATAATTATCCCTGGCAGTTATCAGGTGGTCAGAAGCAGAGAGTAGCCATAGTCAGAGCGCTGATGATGCATCCGGAAGTTCTTCTTTTAGATGAGATAACGGCTGCGCTGGATCCTGAGATGATAAGAGAGGTATTGGAGGTTGTTGTAGATCTTGCCAAAGAGGGAAGAACAATGGTTATCGTTACCCATGAAATGTCATTTGCCAGAGCAGTTGCAGACAGAATGGTTTTTATTGATGGAGGGCATATTGTAGAAGAAGGAAGTCCGGATGAATTCTTTGAGCATCCTAAAACAGAGAGGTTAAAAAAGTTTCTGGATTCCTTCATCTATAATTAGTCTTATCTTTCTCTTATCAAGTCACTGAGATATTTACTATAAAAGAAATCGTGTGTAAGTTGATCAAATTCTGTCCATAACGGTAAGGTTTCGCATTCGGATGCCCTTGGACAAGGCTCTGTTCCGGTCATGAGGCAGGAAACAGAAACAAGGGGACCATCCATAAGCTCTATAATTTCTCCGAGACAATATTCTTCCGGTTTTCTGCAAAGCTTATATCCGCCGCCTCTTCCACTTGTACCAAAGAGAAGCTTTGCGGAAACCAAATCTTTTACGATAATTTCCAGATATTTTTTTGAAATATTCTGTCTGGCTGCGATGTCTTTTAAGGGAATATATTTTCCGTCATAATTTTCTGCAATATCTAATAATACACGAATTGCATATCGACCTCTAGTTGTTATCATTGAGACATCTCCTTTCTTTTAATCAATTATACAGTGACCAGATATGTGAAACAAGCAAGAATTTATTAATAATATAACACCTATTGACATACTAGGCAAATATATTTATAATTCGGCTTAATTCTTAATTGAAACAGGAGATATTAATGGCTAAGGTGATAGTTGGTATGTCAGGAGGCGTTGATAGTGCTGTCTCTGCATATATATTAAAGAACAAAGGATATGATGTGACAGGAGTTACTCTTCGCACATTATTATCAGATAGTAAATGCTGTGAAATAGATGATGCAAGGAGAGCTTCCTGGAAAATAGGGATAAAATATTATACACAGAATTGTATTTCAGAGTTTAAGGAAAAAATAACGGATCCTTTTATTAATAATTATCTAAGTGGTATTACGCCTAATCCTTGTGTTATCTGCAATCGTCTGATCAAATGGGACAGGCTGCTCTATTACGCGGATATCTTAAAGGCAGAATATATTGCTACGGGTCATTATGCAACTATAGTTAAAAAAGATAATGGAAGATATACAGTAAAAATGGCGGAGGATGCAGGAAAAGATCAGACATATATGCTCTATCGTCTGTCACAGGAGCAATTATCGAGAACGCTTATGCCTCTTGGTAAATTCAAGAAAGATGAAGTGCGTGAGATTGCAAAGAATGCAGATATTCCTCTTGCAAAAAAAAAGGATTCTCAGGAAATCTGTTTTGTAACAAATGGAGGCTATGCAGACTATATCGAAAAAAACTCGAAGAATCCAATTCCGGGAGAAGGAAATTTTCTTGATGAGACAGGAATTGTAATAGGAAAACATAGAGGAATCATTCATTACACAGTAGGACAACGAAAAGGTCTTGGTCTGGCACTTGGTTATCCGGCGTATGTTAAGGAGATACGCGCAGCAGAAAATGAGATAATAATAGGAAAAGAGGAATCATTATACAGAAAAGAAATTATATCTAATGAGCTATCTTTTATGAGTATTGCAGATCCGAATGTTGGAGATGAATTTGAGGCTGTAGTAAAGGTTCGTTATCATCATGCAGGGCAGAGCGCAAGGATAAAAATGATAGACGATACGACAGTCAAAATTAGCTTCAAAGATCCTGTAAGAGCAGCATCACCTGGACAATCGGCAGTCTTTTATGATAAGGAAGGCTGTGTGATAGGAGGCGGAATAATTATCAGAAGTTAATATGTTTTTCTGATTGCTAATTTCTCGACAATTAAATAAGATATTATTAACAATAAAAACAGTTTATATAATGAGGGTAATAGTAGATGTATGACTTTAATGAAAAACTTGCTGTTATAACCGGCGGGGCAAATGGAATCGGAAAGTGTATAGCTGATGAATTTAGGAAAAATGGGGCTTTTGTTGAAATAATTGATAAAGCTGATGGGGATCATTTTGTTGGTGATATTTCAAAAAAAGAAACGCTTGAAGAGTTTGCAGAGTTCGTGATAAAGAAGTACGGAAAGGTGGACTTTCTGATTAATAATGCCCTTCCTCTTATGAAGGGAATAGATGAATGCAGCTATGAAGAATTTGGTTACGCTCTGTCGGTAGGAGTAACGGCACCGTTTTATCTTACAAAGCTTTTTTTGCCGTATTTTGAAAAAGAAGCTTCTGTTATAAATATCTCATCCTCCAGGGATAGAATGAGCCAACCACAGACAGAAAGCTATACTGCAGCTAAAGGTGGTATTGCAGCACTTACGCATGCACTCGCAGTAAGTCTTTCCGGAAAGATCAGGGTCAATTCGATTTCTCCGGGCTGGATAGATACAGATTATTGCGAGTATGAAGGTCCTGATGCTGCTCAGCAGCCGTCAGGGAGAGTTGGAAATCCGTTGGATATAGCAAATATGGTTTTATTTTTATGTTCAGATAAAGCCGGATTTATAACAGGAGAGAATATTTGCATAGATGGGGGAATGACGAAGCAAATGATCTATCATGGTGACAATGGATGGAATTTAACTTTATAAGCATATTCAAGATCATATATACAAAAAATGTATATATGGTCTTTATTTTTTGGTCTTAAATTAAAGCCATCTGATTTAACTCTTCAATAATTCAAAAAGAATTAAAATCTTGATATTATAAAATTAAATCTTATGTTATGAGGAGGGAACAATAATATATGAAGAAAACGTTAATTTTAGCTATAGTTTGTGCGGTTACATTAGCCGGGTGCGGAAGTACTGAGAAGGCAGCTGATACAGCTTCACAGGCTGCATCAGGACAGGCAGAAGAAACTGCCGGATCAGTTGCAGAAACCGGGAGCGCATCAGAAACTGAAGCTTTTTTGATAATGATATGTGTATTTTTACTCATTAGACTCAGTAATATTTCTGTATGATTTTAGTTCATTTTCGCGAGTTGTGTAAATCTGTGTTGTCTGAACATTTTTATGGTGCATTAATTGCTGGGTGAGACGTAAATCACCATTTGATTCCAGTACATTCATTGCAAAAGTTGCTCTTAAACGGTGAGGAGTAACATTTTTTGTTATATTTGCAGCATCTTTATATCTTTTTACAAGTCGTTCGGTTGATTTAATGGTTATACGGTATCCAGACTGCCTGAATATTTTACCATCACTATCTTTTATATTTCTTCCGTGGTTAAGAAAAAGAGCTTTCTCATTTTTGTCAGGTTTGTATAGACTTTCCCTGATCTCAAGATATTCCCTCACAGCGCCCTCGGATTCGTCACTCATATAAACATAATCATCTGTTTCTTGCTTACCCTTCTGAGTAACTCTGATACTGTGATTATTAAAATTTATATCGTCTATATCTATTCCGACCAATTCTGATACTCGAAGACCGGTTGCGAAAAAAAGCAAAGCAATAGCAGTGTCGCGTACACTGTTCTTTTCATAGTATTTTTTTTGTTTATTACTTAGTCCTTCTCCATCAACTACAGAATTAAGAAAAGATGCTTTTTCATCTTTATCGAGATAAACTACTTTATGTTCTTCGGCTGCGACATCAGCTTCGTCAAATGGATTTGGACCTTGTATTCGTTTTGTTCGGATCAGGAATTTGAAGAATCCATTTAGTGCAGCAAGACAGTGCTTTTTGCTTGATGATTTAAGACTACGTATGCTGCGCATATAGTGTCCTGCATCAGCATCAGTAAGATTATTAATGCTTTCAATTGGAATTTCTCGGATTGTGTGATTTTTAAGGCTGGTTATATTTTCAGTCATCCATATGAGGAATTTACGGATTTCAATAGCGTAACTTAGGGCTGTGTTTGCAGAGTGTCTTCCGGATTTATTATCAAAGTAGTTCTGACAATATTCAGGTAAAGTTTCGATTATTTCATTTGCACTGTTATAGGTTTTTTTGCTGATCAAATCCTTGTATTCTGACATTTTTATCCAGTCTCCATATACTAATTATTAGATTATCTTAAACTTGTCTAATAATGTTTATTATTAGATATAAGGCAGAAAAA
Protein-coding regions in this window:
- a CDS encoding amino acid ABC transporter ATP-binding protein, with product MEEILSLNNLTKVYDNFTVLNHVNLSVNKGEVVVIVGPSGCGKSTLLRAINAFEDIQDGTVSLYGERINPCEGKLNKVREKIGMVFQSYDLFPHKTVLQNMILAPMMVKRIKKKEAEKEALELLKRVGLAEKKDNYPWQLSGGQKQRVAIVRALMMHPEVLLLDEITAALDPEMIREVLEVVVDLAKEGRTMVIVTHEMSFARAVADRMVFIDGGHIVEEGSPDEFFEHPKTERLKKFLDSFIYN
- a CDS encoding Rrf2 family transcriptional regulator gives rise to the protein MITTRGRYAIRVLLDIAENYDGKYIPLKDIAARQNISKKYLEIIVKDLVSAKLLFGTSGRGGGYKLCRKPEEYCLGEIIELMDGPLVSVSCLMTGTEPCPRASECETLPLWTEFDQLTHDFFYSKYLSDLIRER
- the mnmA gene encoding tRNA 2-thiouridine(34) synthase MnmA, with the protein product MAKVIVGMSGGVDSAVSAYILKNKGYDVTGVTLRTLLSDSKCCEIDDARRASWKIGIKYYTQNCISEFKEKITDPFINNYLSGITPNPCVICNRLIKWDRLLYYADILKAEYIATGHYATIVKKDNGRYTVKMAEDAGKDQTYMLYRLSQEQLSRTLMPLGKFKKDEVREIAKNADIPLAKKKDSQEICFVTNGGYADYIEKNSKNPIPGEGNFLDETGIVIGKHRGIIHYTVGQRKGLGLALGYPAYVKEIRAAENEIIIGKEESLYRKEIISNELSFMSIADPNVGDEFEAVVKVRYHHAGQSARIKMIDDTTVKISFKDPVRAASPGQSAVFYDKEGCVIGGGIIIRS
- a CDS encoding SDR family oxidoreductase; this encodes MYDFNEKLAVITGGANGIGKCIADEFRKNGAFVEIIDKADGDHFVGDISKKETLEEFAEFVIKKYGKVDFLINNALPLMKGIDECSYEEFGYALSVGVTAPFYLTKLFLPYFEKEASVINISSSRDRMSQPQTESYTAAKGGIAALTHALAVSLSGKIRVNSISPGWIDTDYCEYEGPDAAQQPSGRVGNPLDIANMVLFLCSDKAGFITGENICIDGGMTKQMIYHGDNGWNLTL
- a CDS encoding tyrosine-type recombinase/integrase, which gives rise to MSEYKDLISKKTYNSANEIIETLPEYCQNYFDNKSGRHSANTALSYAIEIRKFLIWMTENITSLKNHTIREIPIESINNLTDADAGHYMRSIRSLKSSSKKHCLAALNGFFKFLIRTKRIQGPNPFDEADVAAEEHKVVYLDKDEKASFLNSVVDGEGLSNKQKKYYEKNSVRDTAIALLFFATGLRVSELVGIDIDDINFNNHSIRVTQKGKQETDDYVYMSDESEGAVREYLEIRESLYKPDKNEKALFLNHGRNIKDSDGKIFRQSGYRITIKSTERLVKRYKDAANITKNVTPHRLRATFAMNVLESNGDLRLTQQLMHHKNVQTTQIYTTRENELKSYRNITESNE